One window of the Sphaerochaeta associata genome contains the following:
- a CDS encoding InlB B-repeat-containing protein, with protein MKKIWILTAVIFCLAGLSLFGGGVNENTTYARTILERRDSVSTYFQQVVQPFTLKNGPLQLTAVPLLSETYVLSEYPDMKNKRYSTPQMASRLELQTKALDRQQEMSGIFLVFLRYERNDELIGSSSFTIDPRFFEYMFLDNDKGDFLRVGNHPVVRAKKVDAYNEVLEFWVTFGENEEERRKFFQGSETVYISVTDFGFEGKVISYKLPISGMFQEMPTEPKEVLLSIRSGLRVAFNGADTPDLTGQTFGSVIGEPAKPSRKGYSFEGWYNDAQYGLAWDFKNDVLLDDMTLYAKWRVNDYSVTLDSQGGSGGTGSITVGYGVSMPSASAPTRSGYIFDGYFDDMDGRGTAYYSDTMESLKTWDKSEPVKLYAKWIRLKSVKFDSSGGSSINPISNISPGSTIAEPAIPYKKGYVFEGWYKDTGYSIPWDFESDKILSDMILYANWRDYYIIGDVGPAGGVIFYDKGSNSDGWRYLEAASASHEFSEKVWGGMYITVKGTETAIGTGKSNTEKIVARFGNSEPHKFKADYAAKVCADLVVIKDGVTYDDWFLPSKDELMLYYDLSHNLRGNYQEVLSESGYYWSSSEYSGYYAWLQNFRNGGQNANSRDLEFRVIPVRAF; from the coding sequence ATGAAGAAGATTTGGATTCTAACTGCTGTAATATTTTGTTTGGCCGGCCTGAGTCTTTTTGGGGGCGGGGTGAATGAAAACACGACGTATGCGAGGACAATCCTTGAGAGAAGGGATTCCGTTTCGACCTATTTCCAACAAGTTGTACAGCCGTTCACCCTGAAAAACGGACCGCTGCAACTTACAGCAGTGCCTTTGCTGAGCGAGACATATGTACTGAGCGAGTATCCTGACATGAAGAACAAGCGGTACAGCACCCCGCAGATGGCAAGCAGGCTTGAGTTACAGACGAAAGCCTTGGACCGCCAGCAAGAGATGAGTGGGATTTTTCTGGTTTTCCTCAGGTATGAGAGGAATGATGAATTAATCGGCTCGAGTTCATTCACTATCGATCCAAGATTCTTTGAGTACATGTTCCTCGACAATGACAAGGGAGATTTCCTGCGTGTCGGCAATCATCCTGTCGTGCGTGCGAAGAAAGTGGATGCATACAACGAGGTTCTGGAGTTCTGGGTAACCTTCGGAGAAAACGAAGAGGAGCGGAGAAAATTCTTTCAGGGTTCTGAAACCGTTTACATCTCAGTCACTGATTTCGGATTTGAAGGGAAGGTCATAAGTTATAAGCTGCCAATTTCAGGAATGTTCCAAGAAATGCCTACAGAGCCGAAAGAGGTTTTGTTATCAATACGTTCAGGCCTGAGGGTTGCCTTCAATGGGGCTGACACACCTGACTTGACTGGACAAACCTTTGGTTCCGTCATCGGAGAGCCTGCGAAACCCTCCAGAAAAGGCTATTCCTTTGAAGGATGGTATAATGATGCACAATATGGTCTGGCATGGGATTTCAAAAATGATGTCCTGCTTGATGATATGACGCTTTATGCAAAGTGGAGGGTGAATGATTACTCCGTGACTCTTGATTCCCAAGGAGGTTCTGGAGGAACAGGGAGTATAACTGTGGGTTATGGGGTCTCTATGCCATCTGCAAGCGCACCGACTCGGAGTGGATATATATTTGATGGATATTTTGATGATATGGACGGGAGAGGGACTGCATATTATTCCGATACGATGGAAAGTCTGAAAACATGGGATAAGTCGGAACCTGTGAAATTATATGCGAAATGGATTAGGTTGAAATCCGTAAAATTTGATAGTAGTGGTGGGAGCTCTATCAATCCAATATCCAACATTTCCCCAGGTTCAACCATAGCCGAACCCGCAATTCCATATAAAAAAGGATATGTGTTTGAAGGATGGTATAAAGATACAGGGTATTCGATACCGTGGGATTTTGAAAGTGATAAAATATTATCAGACATGATTTTATATGCGAATTGGAGAGACTATTATATCATTGGCGATGTTGGCCCAGCGGGAGGTGTTATCTTCTACGACAAGGGCTCAAACAGCGATGGGTGGCGGTATCTGGAGGCTGCCTCCGCAAGCCATGAATTCAGTGAGAAAGTGTGGGGAGGAATGTATATAACTGTAAAGGGGACCGAAACAGCAATCGGAACGGGAAAGAGCAATACTGAGAAGATAGTGGCAAGGTTTGGCAACTCCGAACCACATAAATTCAAAGCTGACTATGCGGCGAAGGTTTGTGCCGATCTCGTTGTGATTAAGGATGGGGTGACGTATGACGACTGGTTTCTACCGAGTAAGGATGAACTGATGCTATACTATGATCTCAGCCATAATCTCAGAGGAAATTACCAAGAGGTCTTATCTGAATCCGGGTACTACTGGAGTTCTTCGGAGTACAGCGGCTACTACGCGTGGCTCCAGAATTTCCGCAATGGAGGGCAGAACGCCAACTCACGAGACCTCGAAT
- a CDS encoding DUF3006 domain-containing protein, with amino-acid sequence MNMRAVIDRFEETYAVVLVGPQEVELHIPKEELPPECKEGSVLSMGFSLDIQGEVQQREKVGNLLEKLKRKHLET; translated from the coding sequence ATGAATATGCGTGCAGTGATAGACCGATTCGAAGAGACATATGCGGTGGTGTTGGTGGGGCCACAAGAGGTTGAGCTGCACATACCAAAAGAAGAATTGCCTCCAGAGTGTAAGGAGGGATCGGTACTCTCGATGGGGTTTTCATTGGATATTCAAGGGGAAGTCCAGCAGAGAGAAAAGGTAGGTAATCTATTGGAAAAATTGAAACGTAAGCACCTGGAAACGTGA
- a CDS encoding MBL fold metallo-hydrolase: MHKIIRIMTLMVFLLLCMLTLGASVQSVQDGYVEVHFIDVGQGDAILIRSTNHAVLIDGGNRNTTVLDYLSSLGVQKLDLVVGTHAHADHIGGLIPVLEQLSVHEVMDPAVVHTSKTFEDYLTVIDRKNIRFTVADTGLKRSYGDMLLHVLHPTQPAATDLNNSSIVIHLIYHKISFLFTGDAEQVSERAILERSGQNLASTILKVGHHGSSTSTSSEFLSQVRPEVAIFSVGEGNTYGHPHDLVIARLAAQHVDLYRTDMHGHIIIRTDGNTFMIESQKAVEDTFPLYRIGINSADTSQLKNIVHIDDVRARSLISLRPFTSLEDLARIPGIGPSRVRDIIQQGLAYVDTEER, translated from the coding sequence ATGCATAAAATAATTAGAATCATGACGCTGATGGTTTTTCTTCTTCTGTGCATGCTCACGCTGGGAGCTTCTGTTCAATCCGTTCAGGATGGCTATGTGGAGGTTCATTTCATCGATGTAGGGCAGGGAGATGCGATTCTTATTCGATCTACCAATCATGCTGTTCTCATCGATGGGGGAAATCGCAATACCACCGTTCTGGATTATCTTTCATCACTTGGTGTTCAGAAACTTGATCTCGTGGTTGGTACCCATGCCCACGCTGACCATATCGGAGGCTTGATCCCAGTTTTGGAGCAGCTTTCTGTACATGAGGTGATGGATCCCGCAGTGGTGCACACCTCTAAAACCTTTGAGGATTACCTCACCGTGATCGATAGGAAAAACATCCGCTTTACCGTAGCTGATACGGGATTGAAGAGATCATACGGGGATATGCTCCTGCACGTACTCCATCCAACGCAACCTGCGGCAACAGACCTGAACAATTCCTCAATCGTGATTCATCTCATCTATCACAAAATCAGCTTTCTTTTCACCGGAGATGCAGAGCAAGTATCGGAAAGAGCGATTTTGGAACGATCTGGTCAAAACCTTGCAAGTACCATCTTGAAAGTTGGTCATCATGGGAGTTCCACCAGTACGAGCTCAGAATTTCTTTCTCAGGTGAGACCAGAAGTGGCCATATTTTCAGTGGGAGAAGGGAACACCTATGGGCATCCTCATGATCTTGTGATTGCACGATTGGCAGCACAGCATGTGGATTTGTACCGTACAGATATGCATGGTCATATAATTATTCGTACTGATGGGAATACCTTTATGATCGAGTCACAAAAAGCAGTTGAGGATACCTTTCCATTATATCGTATTGGAATCAATAGTGCTGATACGTCACAGCTGAAGAATATCGTTCATATCGATGATGTCAGGGCGCGATCGTTGATTTCACTACGCCCGTTTACTTCCTTGGAGGATTTGGCAAGAATACCCGGAATAGGGCCCAGCAGGGTCAGAGATATCATACAACAAGGCCTAGCTTATGTTGACACGGAGGAGCGATGA
- a CDS encoding SHOCT domain-containing protein, with protein sequence MTKEQFKAEADYQLALLLIKNLFAQGLLTDEEFKTVQGKLIVRYQPIIGNLSP encoded by the coding sequence ATGACAAAAGAGCAGTTCAAGGCAGAGGCCGATTACCAGTTGGCTCTTTTGCTCATCAAGAATCTGTTTGCTCAGGGCCTGTTGACTGACGAGGAATTCAAGACTGTCCAAGGAAAACTCATTGTTAGATACCAGCCAATAATCGGCAATCTATCTCCTTGA
- a CDS encoding recombinase family protein, with amino-acid sequence MRTVKLIQKPKQPATKNRKKRVAAYARVSTVHERQEHSLESQVDHYKRLIQANPEWEYQGIYIDDGISGTQITGRTQFQELITKCEQGMIDIVLTKSISRFARNTVDLLETVRRLKELNIDVRFEKENIETISSTGELLLTVLASFAQEESRSTSENLRWGVRKRYEKGISLHHRVYGYRWTGKELVIEPTTAKVVRKIFRDYLKGKSMKRIADELNNRSIPHFGKPFNDVAIHTILHNERYIGDTLLQKTYCMDFMSQPRKKNRGEHPMYYVEDTHPPIIKREIFEAVSREIDRRRELGVYNMPKVSRRCFTGKIICEKCGNNYIRTYKTPTNANWRCKSNRRDGIKGCRSIGINEEQLKILSNFMLGLDEFDEQAFYKEVDHISGDGEGSYTFHFCDGRQINRFWPSREKAYKAAIDRRRKTNDNGAHAWQR; translated from the coding sequence GTGAGAACAGTTAAGCTGATACAAAAACCAAAGCAACCGGCAACCAAAAACCGAAAAAAACGAGTTGCAGCCTATGCAAGGGTCTCTACGGTACATGAACGACAAGAGCATTCTCTTGAATCCCAGGTCGATCATTACAAGAGACTGATTCAAGCTAATCCTGAATGGGAATACCAGGGGATCTACATTGATGATGGCATCTCCGGAACACAGATAACAGGCAGAACGCAATTCCAAGAACTCATCACCAAATGCGAGCAAGGCATGATTGACATTGTCCTGACGAAATCGATATCGCGATTTGCCAGAAATACGGTCGACTTGCTTGAGACTGTAAGGCGGTTGAAGGAACTCAACATCGATGTCAGGTTCGAGAAAGAAAATATTGAAACAATCTCGAGTACAGGAGAATTGCTTCTGACCGTCTTGGCATCATTTGCTCAAGAGGAAAGCAGAAGTACTTCTGAAAACCTCAGGTGGGGGGTCCGGAAACGTTACGAGAAGGGAATCAGCCTTCACCACCGCGTCTATGGATACCGGTGGACCGGCAAGGAGCTCGTCATTGAACCAACGACCGCAAAGGTAGTGAGAAAGATATTCAGGGATTATCTGAAGGGAAAGTCGATGAAACGTATTGCTGACGAACTGAACAATCGTTCCATCCCACACTTTGGAAAACCTTTCAATGATGTGGCAATACATACCATTCTACACAACGAGCGTTATATCGGTGATACCTTGCTCCAGAAAACATATTGCATGGATTTCATGTCCCAACCACGAAAGAAGAATCGCGGGGAGCATCCCATGTACTATGTCGAGGATACGCACCCACCGATCATCAAGCGGGAAATATTCGAAGCCGTCTCGAGAGAGATTGACCGTCGAAGAGAACTCGGGGTGTACAACATGCCCAAGGTGAGTCGGCGTTGTTTCACCGGTAAAATCATCTGCGAGAAATGCGGAAACAACTATATCCGGACCTACAAGACACCAACCAATGCGAATTGGAGATGCAAATCCAACCGAAGAGATGGAATCAAAGGATGCAGGAGCATCGGTATCAATGAGGAACAGTTGAAGATTCTGTCCAATTTCATGTTGGGGCTCGACGAGTTTGATGAGCAAGCCTTTTACAAAGAGGTGGATCACATCTCCGGTGATGGAGAGGGATCATATACCTTCCATTTTTGTGATGGACGGCAAATCAACCGGTTCTGGCCATCCCGGGAAAAAGCCTATAAGGCAGCAATCGACAGAAGAAGAAAAACCAATGACAACGGAGCGCATGCATGGCAAAGGTAA
- a CDS encoding recombinase family protein, whose product MAKVRIIPAKKIITNNRNNPHSTKRRVAGYARVSTDSDEQFTSYEAQIEYYTEFIKSRPDWEFIKVYTDEGVSGTSTNRREGFKQMINDALLGEIDLIVTKSVSRFARNTVDSLTTIRMLKEKNVECYFEKENIWTFDGKGELLITIMSSIAQEESRSISENTTWGKRKQAKDGKVSVPYSNFLGYDKGPDGNMVVNEEQAELVRLIYALFLQGKSPNGIAEILTEKNIPSPGRGKQWVSSCIKSILQNEKYIGDALLQKSFTVDFLTHKQKVNEGEVPQYYVEDHHEPIVSKEMFALVQTEMKRRDGMPGRRNRRRMLSGRILCAQCGSWFGEKKWHPNSKYQKVVWQCNGKYDKAHSQCTSGNLIEQDVQRMFVVAVNRLLKDSSSILETQKLVYDTVFDTAGLERERTALIADMSVTAELMERMSSGQPSSRSNGYTHTQEYQALQIRYEQAEKRKEELDSTIQDKVAKKALATSFFDNLKKQNSQVVRFDEDLWSGLVDHLKVHSPNDVRFIFRDGSEIKVDLSEEEKKRPPLTEKQMTEISSLRREGMSYAKIGEKLNLPRGQVRSFCLSRTSENEAAVHEEGEDVLCKTCGKELEHTPGFRKKIFCSDGCRQDWWNRYAKFKAGEGRATNKVICQNCGEKFVAYGTKRKYCSRKCYSEHRGQEGDSKD is encoded by the coding sequence ATGGCAAAGGTAAGGATAATTCCAGCAAAGAAGATCATAACAAACAATCGCAACAACCCCCATTCAACGAAAAGAAGGGTCGCCGGCTATGCCCGGGTTTCGACTGACAGTGATGAACAGTTCACCAGTTATGAAGCCCAGATCGAGTACTATACCGAATTCATAAAGAGTCGTCCTGATTGGGAATTCATCAAGGTCTATACCGATGAAGGCGTGAGTGGGACCAGCACCAATCGCAGGGAAGGCTTCAAGCAGATGATAAACGATGCCCTGTTGGGAGAGATTGATCTTATCGTCACCAAATCGGTCAGCCGATTTGCCAGAAATACCGTAGACAGCCTGACCACCATTCGCATGCTCAAGGAGAAGAATGTCGAATGCTACTTCGAAAAAGAAAACATTTGGACCTTCGACGGTAAAGGTGAATTATTGATAACCATCATGAGTTCGATCGCACAGGAAGAAAGCCGGTCGATCTCCGAAAACACCACATGGGGTAAGCGAAAGCAAGCCAAGGATGGTAAGGTTTCAGTTCCCTACAGCAACTTCCTTGGGTATGACAAAGGGCCTGATGGAAACATGGTCGTGAATGAGGAACAAGCTGAATTGGTAAGACTCATCTACGCTCTGTTCCTTCAGGGAAAGAGCCCGAATGGGATCGCCGAGATTCTCACCGAGAAAAACATCCCCTCACCCGGACGAGGGAAACAATGGGTTTCTTCCTGTATCAAGAGCATCCTACAGAATGAGAAATATATCGGGGATGCCTTGTTGCAAAAAAGCTTCACTGTAGACTTCCTCACCCATAAGCAGAAGGTGAACGAAGGAGAGGTACCACAGTACTATGTGGAAGACCATCATGAACCGATCGTATCCAAAGAAATGTTTGCTCTAGTCCAGACCGAGATGAAACGGCGCGATGGGATGCCTGGCAGACGAAACCGCCGGAGAATGCTTTCAGGACGAATCCTCTGTGCCCAGTGCGGATCTTGGTTTGGAGAGAAGAAATGGCATCCAAACAGCAAATATCAGAAAGTGGTTTGGCAATGCAATGGGAAATATGATAAGGCACACTCCCAATGTACCTCAGGCAACTTGATAGAACAGGATGTCCAGAGAATGTTCGTGGTAGCGGTCAACAGACTACTGAAGGATTCATCCAGCATTCTTGAAACACAGAAACTTGTCTACGATACGGTTTTCGATACCGCTGGTCTGGAAAGGGAAAGGACGGCACTCATAGCTGACATGAGTGTTACAGCCGAACTCATGGAGCGAATGTCGAGTGGACAACCCAGCTCAAGATCCAATGGATATACCCATACTCAAGAGTATCAAGCACTACAGATACGTTATGAGCAGGCTGAGAAACGTAAGGAGGAGCTCGACAGTACTATCCAGGACAAGGTAGCCAAAAAGGCACTGGCAACTTCATTTTTCGATAATCTCAAGAAGCAGAATAGCCAGGTCGTGCGTTTTGATGAGGACCTATGGAGCGGACTGGTTGATCATCTCAAGGTACATTCTCCAAATGATGTCCGATTCATCTTCCGCGATGGATCTGAAATCAAGGTTGACTTATCCGAAGAGGAAAAGAAACGCCCTCCTCTCACAGAGAAACAGATGACTGAGATCAGCAGTCTTCGGCGAGAGGGAATGTCTTATGCGAAGATCGGAGAAAAGCTGAATCTTCCTCGTGGACAGGTTCGCAGCTTCTGCCTTTCCAGAACTTCGGAAAATGAGGCTGCTGTACATGAAGAAGGAGAGGATGTGCTCTGCAAGACCTGCGGGAAAGAGCTTGAACATACCCCTGGTTTTAGGAAAAAGATTTTTTGTTCGGACGGATGCAGGCAGGATTGGTGGAATCGGTATGCAAAATTCAAAGCTGGCGAAGGGCGGGCCACAAACAAAGTTATTTGTCAAAACTGTGGTGAGAAGTTCGTGGCCTATGGCACCAAACGAAAATATTGCAGCCGAAAGTGCTATTCCGAGCACAGGGGGCAAGAAGGAGATTCAAAGGACTGA
- a CDS encoding SymE family type I addiction module toxin, whose translation MNYQDDELRQFFSMLDLHSRSDRSNLDNVLDEITYPEPRFGTIKQYRLETKTHRKLKICAQSGYKYQAVPAIRLQGKWLEQLGFSVGQEINVQCQKGCLIIHLEDKPSDAR comes from the coding sequence ATGAATTATCAAGATGATGAATTGAGGCAATTCTTTTCAATGTTGGATCTTCACTCGAGATCGGATCGGAGTAATCTTGATAACGTGCTTGATGAAATCACCTATCCTGAGCCACGTTTTGGCACCATCAAACAATATCGTTTGGAGACTAAAACACACCGCAAGCTGAAGATCTGTGCCCAAAGCGGCTATAAATACCAGGCTGTTCCAGCAATAAGATTGCAGGGGAAATGGCTTGAACAGCTTGGTTTTTCTGTTGGTCAGGAAATCAATGTCCAATGCCAGAAAGGCTGTCTGATTATCCATTTGGAAGACAAACCCTCAGATGCACGATAG
- a CDS encoding ATP-binding protein: MVERQVHLEHISMYKDTPQLVKIITGVRRSGKSGLMDLFHEYLQHQGVASSSIIHINFEGFDFRSIRTAAGLHTWVTERVSKTGKTYILLDEIQMVEEWEDAVNSLRLKRSNDVYITGSNAKLLSGQLATRLSGRYVEIKMMPFSFKEFMNAYGMSDPVEALNQYMRRGGLPGLLDLPSNANIVNEYLDGVVNTIIVKDIATFAQIRDIDMLRKVIAFLASNIGQQLTASKIAHYLTSTGRKVTLDTIDNYLGLLEEAFIFYRAGRYDIKGKNLMKTNHKFYIVDLGLRNALVGPMLKDYGSSLENVVYLELIRRGYEVSTGKYLDFEIDFIIERQDEKCYIQVCASMLEESTRERELRSLNAVNDNYPKYILSMDRLPYNDYEGIRQIYIPDFLLGSEELGQVSWK; encoded by the coding sequence ATGGTAGAAAGACAGGTCCATCTAGAACATATCTCCATGTACAAGGATACTCCCCAGTTGGTCAAAATTATCACCGGTGTGAGGCGTTCGGGAAAATCGGGCCTGATGGACTTGTTCCATGAATATCTGCAACACCAGGGCGTTGCCTCGTCTTCAATCATTCACATCAACTTCGAGGGATTTGATTTTCGTTCAATCCGAACTGCAGCTGGATTGCATACATGGGTAACCGAGCGGGTTTCCAAAACTGGGAAGACATACATATTGCTCGATGAAATCCAGATGGTTGAAGAGTGGGAAGATGCAGTGAACTCGTTGCGGTTGAAACGCAGCAATGATGTATATATAACCGGATCTAATGCGAAGCTTCTGTCTGGGCAGCTTGCTACACGGTTGTCGGGTCGATATGTTGAAATAAAGATGATGCCGTTTTCCTTCAAGGAGTTCATGAATGCCTATGGCATGTCCGATCCTGTGGAAGCCTTGAATCAGTATATGAGAAGAGGAGGCTTGCCAGGTCTTCTGGACCTGCCTTCCAATGCAAACATTGTGAATGAATATCTGGATGGGGTGGTGAATACCATCATCGTGAAGGACATCGCAACGTTTGCTCAGATTCGGGATATCGATATGCTTCGCAAAGTGATTGCTTTCTTGGCTTCGAATATTGGCCAGCAGCTTACGGCTTCGAAAATTGCCCATTACCTGACCAGTACGGGCAGGAAAGTCACCCTCGATACCATAGACAACTATCTTGGTTTACTTGAGGAGGCCTTCATTTTCTACAGGGCAGGGCGGTACGATATCAAGGGTAAGAACCTCATGAAAACCAACCATAAGTTCTATATCGTCGATCTAGGGCTTCGCAATGCACTGGTTGGTCCCATGCTTAAGGATTATGGTTCCTCCTTGGAAAATGTGGTGTATCTGGAATTGATACGAAGAGGGTACGAGGTCTCGACAGGGAAGTACCTAGATTTCGAGATAGATTTCATCATAGAAAGACAGGACGAAAAATGCTATATCCAAGTTTGTGCATCCATGTTGGAAGAGTCGACCAGGGAGCGGGAGTTACGCAGCTTGAATGCTGTGAATGACAACTATCCGAAGTACATCCTGTCGATGGATAGGCTGCCCTACAATGATTACGAAGGAATCCGGCAAATCTACATTCCCGATTTCCTCTTAGGCTCCGAAGAGCTGGGACAAGTGTCCTGGAAGTAG
- a CDS encoding transposase, whose protein sequence is MNLHPHIEEKTYIWTDDCPSYNKLIAALESGSKVVSSYKDYDRVNHLNNVYSFHSLIERWYNKMGGVASKYVNRYAALFNIKFQVGRMDPTEALLLGKSRSTAL, encoded by the coding sequence ATGAACCTGCACCCGCACATTGAGGAGAAAACCTATATATGGACCGATGACTGCCCGTCTTACAACAAGCTGATCGCGGCTCTTGAAAGCGGCAGCAAAGTGGTCTCGAGCTACAAGGACTACGACAGGGTCAATCATCTCAACAACGTCTACAGCTTTCACTCCCTGATCGAGCGATGGTACAACAAGATGGGTGGGGTTGCCTCCAAGTACGTCAACAGGTATGCAGCTCTCTTCAATATCAAGTTCCAGGTCGGCAGGATGGATCCAACCGAGGCTCTTCTGCTGGGGAAATCAAGGTCAACAGCTTTGTGA
- a CDS encoding GFA family protein → MNQHKGSCLCGKVTFEVRGDFQSFYLCHCRFCRKDTGSAHAANLFAPSATLHWLTGEHLVKTFDYQASGHIKSFCKECGSALPNVQQDGSLVVVPAGCLDSEVPIRPNAHIFAADKANWDHDLQHIHVFDGLPE, encoded by the coding sequence ATGAATCAACACAAAGGATCCTGTCTTTGTGGGAAAGTCACATTCGAAGTACGAGGTGATTTTCAGAGTTTCTACCTCTGCCATTGCAGATTTTGTCGCAAGGACACCGGGTCGGCACACGCTGCAAACCTATTTGCTCCTTCTGCTACCCTGCATTGGCTTACGGGAGAGCACCTGGTCAAAACCTTCGATTACCAAGCAAGCGGACATATAAAAAGTTTCTGCAAAGAATGCGGTTCGGCCCTGCCAAACGTCCAACAAGACGGATCGCTCGTAGTGGTTCCGGCAGGCTGTCTCGATTCCGAAGTACCCATCCGACCCAACGCCCATATCTTTGCTGCCGATAAAGCAAATTGGGATCATGACCTTCAGCATATCCATGTTTTTGACGGGCTTCCAGAATAA
- a CDS encoding MBL fold metallo-hydrolase — MNNWFTIDEIESDTCILSEYRHWEETHCYLLNGSTYSLLIDTGLGICDIHEQVMKLTSKPVIAVATHIHWDHIGGHRYFPEFYAHSDELNWLNGEFPLTLEQIKQMVVDRCDLPQGYDVNTYEFFQGTPTRILRDGDAIDLGGRIIKVLHTPGHSPGHMCFWEEDRKYLFTGDLVYKDTLFAYYPSTDPQAYLASLRKIAALPVKRVLPAHHSLDIHPEILIRMRNAFGDLDREGRLKHGTGICRYGDWAVWL, encoded by the coding sequence ATGAACAATTGGTTTACCATCGATGAGATCGAATCGGACACATGCATACTCAGTGAGTACCGCCACTGGGAGGAGACGCATTGCTATCTTCTCAATGGTTCAACCTACAGCCTGCTCATCGATACCGGACTGGGTATATGCGATATCCATGAACAGGTTATGAAGTTGACAAGCAAACCGGTCATCGCAGTCGCAACGCATATTCACTGGGACCATATCGGAGGGCACCGTTATTTCCCGGAGTTCTATGCCCATTCTGACGAATTGAACTGGCTCAACGGTGAATTTCCTCTCACCCTGGAACAAATCAAGCAGATGGTTGTCGACCGCTGTGATCTGCCGCAGGGTTACGATGTGAACACCTACGAGTTTTTCCAGGGGACTCCAACCAGAATTCTCCGCGATGGAGATGCTATCGATCTTGGAGGCCGGATCATCAAGGTGCTGCATACTCCAGGACACTCTCCCGGACACATGTGTTTCTGGGAGGAGGATAGGAAATACTTGTTCACAGGCGACCTTGTGTATAAGGACACTCTCTTCGCCTACTACCCTTCCACCGATCCCCAAGCCTACCTTGCTTCCCTTCGGAAGATTGCAGCATTGCCGGTGAAACGGGTATTGCCTGCCCACCATTCACTTGATATCCACCCAGAAATCCTGATCCGAATGCGTAATGCTTTTGGAGATTTGGACAGAGAGGGAAGGCTCAAACACGGAACCGGCATCTGCAGGTATGGCGATTGGGCTGTGTGGTTGTAG